A stretch of DNA from Sulfurospirillum tamanense:
AGCCCCATTCCCGCAACAACAGCAGTGGTTTTAGGAGGTAAAGAAGCCGTTTTCATGAGGTGCGGTGGCAAGAAGGCTTCCCCCAAATAACTCACCAACCCCGCCCCAAAAGAAAATGCAGCCATGGCGGCCAAGATGCCCGCCCCTTCTTTTTCGCCCCCTACGACCAACACGTGGCCAAAATCTCCTTTGTGAGATACGGGGTTGGCACGATGGGGCAAACGCATGTCTTGAACGCTTAAGACCTGCGTTTGACTTGGTACTTCGTACATGCAACGGGGCACACCAAGTTCGGCTACCTCTATCTTGCCTACCACGCTTTTGGCGTTTTCCAAGAACAATACTTCCTTGAGCGCGCCCATGACTACTGTCACATCCGCTTGAAACACAGTTGTACCCGTACCTAGTCCCGTGGGAATATCACAAGCAATCTTGCGCGCATCTTGTGCATTCAGGGTTTCTATTAATGCAACCATGGGTGCCTCTAGCGGACGGGTTTGACCACTTCCAAAGAGCGCGTCCACCACCGCATCTGCTTTTTCTACCGCCTTAACAATCTTTACATGTAAGGCAATGGCACGCGCATATTGAAGTGTTGCCAAAGGGGATTTCACCCCCAAAGGAAGCAACACCTTAACCTCGCACACGCCGCACAAAAGCCTCGCACACGCCAAGCCATCGGCGCCGTTATTTCCAGGGCCACACACGATGAGGACAGAGATGAGTGGTTTTTCCAAGACCGCTTTACAAAGGGCAAGGGCAGCGTGTTCCATGAGTATTTCTTCGCTTAATCCAAACACTTCGCAACACCGCTTATCTAGCGTTTCGACCTGTTTATAGAGAGGGTGCATAGGGTTTCCTTTAGCGTTGACGAAAGCTAAGCGCCTCTAAAATATGCGCTTCCATGAGCTCCCCACTTCCCTCTAAATCTGCAATCGTACGGGCGACTTTGAGGGTTTTGTTGATGGCGCGGTGGCTAAGCCCGTAGCGCGAAGCTGCTTTTTCCAAG
This window harbors:
- a CDS encoding NAD(P)H-hydrate dehydratase, whose translation is MHPLYKQVETLDKRCCEVFGLSEEILMEHAALALCKAVLEKPLISVLIVCGPGNNGADGLACARLLCGVCEVKVLLPLGVKSPLATLQYARAIALHVKIVKAVEKADAVVDALFGSGQTRPLEAPMVALIETLNAQDARKIACDIPTGLGTGTTVFQADVTVVMGALKEVLFLENAKSVVGKIEVAELGVPRCMYEVPSQTQVLSVQDMRLPHRANPVSHKGDFGHVLVVGGEKEGAGILAAMAAFSFGAGLVSYLGEAFLPPHLMKTASLPPKTTAVVAGMGLGNTHKETTLKALLVESACAVVADADVCDMPLAQMLYAHEKPVVFTPHPKEFCALMKRVGLGEVDVETVQANRLALARQFSLGSKSVLVFKGVHTLVAHKGEVYLCPFGSPALSKGGSGDVLAGMIGALLAQGYAPKEAAITAVLAHALAAEAYEGNTYALTPERLIEGVACLKNA